The following DNA comes from Methanosarcina vacuolata Z-761.
CCCCTTAATTTTGATATAAGGCATTTTTGTATCTGGCACTCATTTTTAAGTGTATAAAATAAATGGAAATGTATTTATAACTGTCGTACTATATTTTCATGTTAAGCTTTTTTAATGGTGATCTGGATGGGCTCAAAAATCGGGTTAATGGAACTGGTCTTTCGGTCGGAGAGACGCAGAACCCTCCTGATTTACCTCAAAGATGGGCCCAGATCCATAGATGAAATTCAGGAACACCTGTCGGTAGATTCTGTCTCTATCCTCCCCCAGCTTAAAAGACTTAAGGACAGAGAACTAATTATACAGAAGGGTCACACTTATGAGCTTTCCATTATGGGAAAAGCAATTGTAGATAAGATGTTGCCTCTTCTGGGTACTCTGGAAGTGTTCGAAGATAATTTTGATTACTGGTCACGACGGAGTTTCGATGGAATCCCCTTTTTTTTACGAAGTAGAATCCTGGAGTTAAAAAGCTGCAAAATTATCCGTCCGGATCTGAGCCATATGTTTGAACTGGACCCCAAGTTTGTGGAAAATCTCCTTCTTTCAAGGCAGGTTATCAGCTTCAGTTCCTATTTTCATCCCTCACTTGTTTCTCTCTACCTGGAAATCGCAAAGAAAGAAACTCAAACTTCTTTAATTCTGACCGAGCCTGTGTTAAAGAGGTTTAAAGCTGATTACAGCGAAAGTTTCCAAACTCTGGCTCAGTTTGAACATGTCAGTTTGTCTCTTTTTCCGAAAAACTCTAAACTCGCAGGAGTTACAGTTACAGATAGGTTCTTCCTGCTCACCATTCTTCCTCAAGTAAAGTTTTTTGAGCATGAAAGCCTGTTCAGCTCCGAGCCTCAAGCTCTCAAATGGGGTACCGATCTATTTTCATACTTACAAAAGGAAGCCGTTCCGGTTTCAGTCAAAACGAATGCAATAATTCTTTAGATTTTACTTCATCTCGAGTTAAATGTAGATGAGTTAAATGTAGATAATAGTGAGTAGGGTCGCGTCAATTTTCAAGGATTCACTGATTCCAAATAATTGTAATTGATTTTATACGACATTTTGTGGTTGACTCGACGGTAGAGCATATAACAGTTCGATCTTTGTATAAAAGTTATAAAAGCTCAAAATATAAAAAGCTCAATATAGATAAAATTTGAAGTATATAAAATGCTAAATATTTAGGTTTTCAGGTTGTTCGAAAAGCTTAAAATACAGAGGTTTTCAGGTATCAAGCGTGTCTAACCATTTACCTTCAATAACTGTTTAATGGAATAAGAGGCTAATATTAGTGGGGGATAACTATGAGTTTCACGCTTAATATCGAAACTAATTTCTCGCCTCAGGAAGTGACTGAGGCTATTCGCTCGGCTCTTGAACATGAAAAGCACGTTGCCAGGTATAAGATCAAAAGTTATTCTGCAATCTGCAGGGATTTCGAAACAAAATTCGGGTTCAGTTCTGCTGAACTCCAGGCAAAGCCCGAAACTCCAAATAAAAATAAAGACAGCAGTTTTTTCGACTGGTATGCAGCAAAAAGAGGGCTGGACCACTGGAACAAAAGACTTGAAATCCT
Coding sequences within:
- a CDS encoding helix-turn-helix transcriptional regulator translates to MGSKIGLMELVFRSERRRTLLIYLKDGPRSIDEIQEHLSVDSVSILPQLKRLKDRELIIQKGHTYELSIMGKAIVDKMLPLLGTLEVFEDNFDYWSRRSFDGIPFFLRSRILELKSCKIIRPDLSHMFELDPKFVENLLLSRQVISFSSYFHPSLVSLYLEIAKKETQTSLILTEPVLKRFKADYSESFQTLAQFEHVSLSLFPKNSKLAGVTVTDRFFLLTILPQVKFFEHESLFSSEPQALKWGTDLFSYLQKEAVPVSVKTNAIIL